The proteins below are encoded in one region of Penicillium psychrofluorescens genome assembly, chromosome: 4:
- a CDS encoding uncharacterized protein (ID:PFLUO_006920-T1.cds;~source:funannotate), with amino-acid sequence MPHKVTNDSSSSLASKGSDDDTDSSDQVIVTKVPVPAANPNTSSRRRQPPVIVHNKGGQIYDETRPSDWDKQRWK; translated from the exons ATGCCACACAAGGTCACCAACGACTCGAGTTCTTCCTTAGCCAGCAAAGGCAGCGATGATGACACCGACAGCAGCGACCAGGTCATCGTCACCAAAGTGCCCG TGCCAGCCGCGAATCCCAACaccagcagccgccgccgccagccACCGGTTATCGTGCACAACAAGGGCGGCCAGATTTACGATGAGACCCGGCCATCAGACTGGGACAAACAGCGCTGGAAATAA
- a CDS encoding uncharacterized protein (ID:PFLUO_006921-T1.cds;~source:funannotate), whose amino-acid sequence MMSEYTTPESLAALSVIDPEIESLVLATPSTPNRESTIEDIRNASAGSAVRIIGNVSRSQVQKIPMRDGYASEIRIYRPENPRPREQTPLVVLIYGGGFILGDNKQLNAYARAISTLFGATVVSISYRLAPEYKFPIAAYDCWDSLCWIAKHAAEMGADPTTGFILGGVSAGGNLAAVTGQKSIAERFHPPLTGLWLGIPFILDETIVPAMYKSLFVSRVQNREALILNGDSVRNTYDLVGFDVLSPDFSPFNFPGAHIGMPPTYFQVAGADPLRDDGLIYERVLREHGVPTRLSVYPGGPHGHYSAWPDAEISRKWDFDVIDAFGWLLGRSVNPSSIRKARDERNCP is encoded by the coding sequence ATGATGAGCGAATACACGACCCCAGAGTCACTTGCGGCCCTGTCTGTGATCGACCCCGAAATTGAATCCCTGGTCCTAGCAACCCCTTCGACGCCAAATAGAGAATCTACCATAGAGGATATTCGAAATGCATCTGCCGGTTCAGCTGTACGAATCATTGGCAACGTCAGTAGGAGTCAGGTACAAAAAATACCTATGCGCGACGGGTATGCCAGTGAAATCCGGATCTACCGTCCTGAGAATCCACGGCCTCGAGAGCAAACGCCGCTAGTTGTTCTAATTTACGGCGGGGGCTTCATTCTCGGTGACAACAAGCAGCTCAATGCATACGCTCGCGCGATATCCACTCTTTTTGGTGCCACAGTGGTGTCAATCTCATATCGCCTCGCCCCTGAATACAAGTTTCCTATCGCCGCGTACGACTGTTGGGATAGTCTGTGCTGGATTGCGAAACATGCGGCTGAGATGGGTGCCGATCCCACCACCGGTTTTATTCTCGGAGGTGTGTCTGCCGGTGGCAATCTTGCAGCCGTAACTGGTCAAAAATCAATCGCGGAGAGGTTTCATCCTCCATTGACAGGCCTTTGGCTCGGCATTCCCTTTATCCTGGATGAAACGATTGTGCCTGCCATGTACAAATCTTTGTTTGTTTCTCGAGTACAGAACCGTGAAGCCCTGATCTTGAACGGCGACAGTGTTCGAAACACGTACGATCTAGTCGGCTTTGATGTTTTGTCGCCCGACTTTTCGCCTTTTAATTTTCCTGGAGCTCACATTGGGATGCCTCCTACTTACTTCCAAGTGGCCGGCGCCGATCCTCTGAGAGATGATGGTTTAATCTACGAGCGAGTGTTGAGAGAACATGGTGTTCCCACTCGTCTGAGCGTTTACCCGGGTGGCCCTCATGGACATTACTCTGCGTGGCCGGATGCAGAGATCTCGCGCAAGTGGGATTTTGATGTGATTGATGCATTTGGCTGGCTTCTAGGGCGCTCTGTGAATCCTTCTTCGATTAGAAAAGCTCGGGATGAACGAAATTGCCCCTGA
- a CDS encoding uncharacterized protein (ID:PFLUO_006919-T1.cds;~source:funannotate), whose product MDTILDGLNSAQRSAVTSSAPILQVLAPPGSGKTKTLTARVAYLLAHDGYQPQDVICCTFTIKASREMRERLAKLIGERLESRLILGTFHSICRRYLVKYGYLIGLKKGFGIADSDDTRSIIKRILKRLNSGMEVRAAQGRISRHKAHGLSPSEVAAQAKAEDQELVDIYRAYESALAASNLLDYDDLLLRCGDLLRQHPQCVSNVQAVLVDEFQDTNVIQYDLMNLFASKNRRITIVGDPDQSIYGFRSAEIQNLNRMQQRYANTSVVLLEDNYRSSASILNSAQEVIEQDTSRPAKKLQATHCYGTLPVLRKLPTANAEAQWLVLEIKRCAAMTGGLLRMSDFAVLLRTAALSTRIETAFGRAGIPYQMVGGRKFFDRAEVKILLNYLRVVSHTEHVDALLGIINTPSRRIGEETVKQLTSGAEKANIPLWTFIKDVIQGHRSTGKKLQSTTERGLCALVKLIEAAKEKLQGCNDASAPQVLLEFITERLSFQEWLTQEYPLDEDTRWANVKELMGQASEVAATCQDGDKEEDLPEIEGVKQQQTHAGEEALSQFLANVALATEMTKDEDEEGQQAQEKVTISTIHAAKGLEWPVVFVPAVYDGSIPHSRAEVVDEERRLLYVAMTRAQALLYLSLPLRQPRFGEGEDTTTSLTPFLSGKVTKTHFRPTGPRLQEKVVYGIADILRRVHPAAEAMFKALGSLPSTLDDQWTPDGEEIKDAVTKWDNSLAVNNRGEPYPKRQRPNTHQGPTSTTYVSSTGYTMSNFSNFAVPTALSTGFQSARDYIATNSAVTAEAPAASGLKRTSSEVASSSKPKTGTSTGRKDGLAQASISNFFGGSGSSQKKESSAAPARSLPQVIRRNEPAPAQTVRPAVPSSLSSHRPQSRPLQPSRPTLEPTEPNGYTFIAAPSKSTVKRARMLSQLNPNTENPPASEKTQESSTSGFQSASTFHTTTMSVVRQQAPGTSGRRTLGIRRSMNNGWEDRMKREGKGRVG is encoded by the exons GATTGGCGAAACTGATCGGAGAGCGATTGGAGTCTCGATTGATCCTGGGTACCTTCCATTCTATCTGTCGGAGATACCTGGTCAAGTACGGCTACCTGATAGGTCTCAAGAAAGGGTTTGGGATTGCGGATTCAGACGACACGCGATCCATCATTAAG AGGATCCTCAAACGACTCAACTCCGGCATGGAGGTCAGAGCGGCACAAGGACGGATCTCTCGCCACAAAGCTCATGGGTTGAGCCCCAGTGAAGTGGCCGCTCAAGCCAAGGCGGAGGACCAGGAATTGGTGGATATATACCGTGCATACGAATCAGCGCTGGCCGCGTCCAATCTCTTGGATTACGATGACTTGCTTCTGCGATGCGGCGACCTTCTCAGACAGCATCCGCAGTGCGTGTCCAACGTTCAGGCTGTCTTGGTAGATGAATTCCAGGACACAAATGTGATTCAATACGACTTGATGAATCTCTTTGCGTCGAAGAACCGGCGGATCACCATTGTCGGTGATCCAGATCAAAGCATCTATGGCTTTCGATCGGCAGAAATTCAAAACCTCAATCGAATGCAACAGCGGTATGCGAACACATCCGTGGTCCTCTTGGAGGATAATTATCGCTCTTCGGCGTCGATATTGAATTCAGCCCAGGAGGTTATTGAGCAGGATACGTCTCGGCCAGCAAAGAAGTTGCAGGCAACTCATTGCTATGGAACGTTGCCTGTGTTGAGAAAATTACCAACAGCCAACGCTGAGGCCCAGTGGCTAGTACTCGAAATCAAACGGTGTGCAGCTATGACCGGTGGCCTGTTGCGAATGTCCGATTTCGCCGTTCTACTCCGTACTGCGGCGCTGTCGACCCGGATTGAGACGGCGTTTGGAAGAGCAGGCATCCCTTACCAAATGGTTGGGGGGCGCAAGTTCTTCGATCGAGCTGAAGTCAAGATTCTACTAAATTACCTGCGCGTCGTGAGCCACACTGAGCATGTGGATGCCTTGCTGGGTATTATCAATACTCCGTCGCGCAGGATTGGCGAGGAAACCGTGAAACAGCTGACCAGCGGTGCGGAAAAGGCCAATATTCCATTGTGGACTTTTATCAAGGATGTCATTCAAGGACACCGGTCGACCGGGAAGAAGTTACAGAGTACAACGGAGCGTGGGCTCTGCGCTCTGGTCAAATTGATTGAGGCGGCCAAAGAGAAGTTGCAGGGATGTAACGATGCATCTGCTCCGCAAGTACTTCTTGAGTTCATCACCGAGCGGCTCTCGTTTCAGGAATGGCTCACTCAAGAATATCCCCTCGACGAGGACACTCGCTGGGCGAATGTCAAGGAATTGATGGGTCAAGCCAGTGAAGTTGCTGCAACCTGCCAAGACGGTGATAAGGAGGAAGACCTGCCAGAGATCGAGGGCGTTAAGCAACAACAGACCCACGCCGGAGAAGAGGCGCTATCCCAGTTCCTGGCGAATGTCGCTTTGGCCACCGAGATGACCaaagacgaggatgaagagggtCAACAGGCCCAAGAAAAAGTCACTATTTCCACCATTCACGCAGCGAAAGGCCTAGAGTGGCCCGTCGTCTTTGTTCCCGCAGTATATGATGGAAGTATTCCTCACTCACGAGCTGAAGtggtggatgaagagagacGTCTGCTATATGTGGCAATGACTAGGGCTCAAGCCTTGTTGTATCTGAGCTTGCCTCTTCGACAACCTCGATTCGGTGAAGGCGAGGACACGACCACAAGCCTAACGCCATTTCTGAGCGGCAAGGTGACCAAGACACACTTTCGCCCGACGGGGCCTCGGTTGCAGGAAAAGGTGGTCTACGGGATCGCCGATATCCTGCGGCGAGTTCACCCGGCTGCTGAAGCCATGTTCAAAGCACTGGGCTCGCTTCCTTCAACCTTAGACGACCAATGGACGCCAGATGGTGAAGAAATCAAGGATGCTGTTACTAAATGGGACAACAGCCTGGCTGTCAATAATAGGGGTGAGCCATACCCGAAACGACAGCGTCCCAACACCCACCAGGGTCCGACATCAACGACCTACGTCTCTTCCACTGGGTATACCATGAGCAACTTCTCAAACTTCGCAGTTCCTACGGCGCTTTCCACTGGTTTCCAGTCTGCTCGTGATTACATCGCCACAAACTCTGCGGTCACTGCAGAAGCACCTGCGGCCTCCGGATTGAAGCGTACTTCATCAGAAGTCGCATCATCCAGTAAGCCAAAAACGGGCACCAGCACAGGCCGCAAAGATGGCCTCGCCCAAGCAAGTATCTCAAACTTTTTCGGCGGGTCGGGATCTTCCCAGAAGAAAGAATCTTCCGCAGCACCTGCTCGCTCACTACCTCAGGTAATTCGACGAAACGAACCGGCGCCTGCTCAGACTGTGCGCCCAGCTGTTCCATCCTCGCTTTCATCTCACCGGCCTCAATCCCGGCCGCTTCAGCCATCACGACCGACCCTTGAGCCCACTGAGCCCAACGGCTACACCTTTATTGCAGCTCCATCCAAATCTACAGTCAAACGGGCAAGGATGCTATCACAGCTGAACCCCAATACAGAGAATCCACCTGCCAGCGAGAAGACGCAAGAAAGCTCGACCAGTGGCTTCCAGTCTGCATCAACGTTCCACACAACTACGATGTCAGTGGTCCGCCAGCAAGCCCCTGGGACGTCGGGCCGGCGGACGTTGGGGATCCGGCGGAGTATGAATAATGGTTGGGAGGATCGTATGAAAcgggaagggaaaggaagGGTAGGCTGA